The following coding sequences lie in one Longimicrobiaceae bacterium genomic window:
- a CDS encoding alginate lyase family protein, producing MARIARLLASAAALGMLARPAGAQARQHPSLFLTRQEAAEIRASAGRYPLLDRSLADARQVVDAAIAKPIDTPQPGEAGGYAHERHKQNYREMQLAGQLYQITGDEKYARFVRDMLDKYAVLYPTLPAHPLAHDQAPGKLFHQSLNEANWLVGAAIAYDCVYDFLTPEQRARYERNVFHPMADWLSVNQAKEFDRIHNHGTWAVAAVGMIGYAMGDTSYVNRALYGTTRDRTGGFLRQL from the coding sequence ATGGCACGCATCGCACGTCTCCTGGCTTCCGCCGCCGCGCTGGGCATGCTCGCCCGGCCGGCCGGGGCGCAGGCGCGGCAGCACCCCAGCCTCTTCCTCACCCGGCAGGAGGCGGCGGAGATCCGCGCGTCCGCCGGGCGGTATCCCCTTCTCGACCGCTCGCTGGCCGACGCGCGGCAGGTGGTGGACGCCGCCATCGCGAAGCCCATCGACACGCCGCAGCCGGGCGAGGCGGGCGGCTACGCGCACGAGCGCCACAAGCAGAACTACCGCGAGATGCAGCTCGCCGGGCAGCTCTACCAGATCACGGGAGACGAGAAGTACGCCCGCTTCGTCCGTGACATGCTGGACAAGTACGCCGTTCTCTATCCCACGCTGCCCGCGCATCCCCTGGCGCACGACCAGGCGCCCGGCAAGCTCTTCCACCAGTCGCTGAACGAGGCGAACTGGCTGGTGGGCGCCGCCATCGCGTACGACTGCGTCTACGACTTCCTCACGCCCGAGCAGCGCGCGCGGTACGAGCGCAACGTCTTCCATCCCATGGCCGACTGGCTCTCGGTGAACCAGGCCAAGGAGTTCGACCGCATCCACAACCACGGCACCTGGGCGGTGGCGGCGGTGGGGATGATCGGCTACGCGATGGGCGACACGAGCTACGTCAACCGCGCGCTGTACGGGACGACGCGCGACCGCACGGGCGGCTTCCTCCGCCAGCT